A genomic region of Trifolium pratense cultivar HEN17-A07 linkage group LG3, ARS_RC_1.1, whole genome shotgun sequence contains the following coding sequences:
- the LOC123915702 gene encoding probable potassium transporter 17 isoform X1 — protein sequence MSSMEETHHHSSSFSNDVVLNLPDSQPQGKKKKDTLVLAYKTLGVVFGGLVTSPLYVYPSMPLNSPTEQDYLGIYSIMFWTLTLIGLVKYANIAIRADDHGEGGTFALYSLLCRHFNIGILPSKQVGMNSTRVTETNTWLAKLFETSIVARRLLLFIAMLGTCMLIGDGILTPAISVLSAMDGVRAPFPSVTKSLVEALSAVVLIFLFLLQKYGTSRVSFLFSPIMGAWTLCTPLVGIYSIIHNYPTIFKALSPHYIFQFFSRNGKSGWLLLGGTVLCITGSEAMFADLGHFNPRSIQIAFIFTIYPSLVLTYAGQTAYLIKNPHDHNDGFYKFIPTQVYWPIFIISTLAAVVASQSLISATFSVIKQSVVLDYFPRVKIVHTSHNKEGEVYSPEVNYILMVLCVAVILIFGDGKDIGNAFGVVVSLVMLITTILLTLVMIMIWRTPAILVSLYFCVFFVMEGVYVSAVFTKFAEGGWIPFAISFILAFIMFGWFYGRQRKIDYELTHKITFERLEELLADSVVQRVPGLCFFYTNIQDGLTPILGHYIKNMKSLHKVTVFTTLRYLLVPKVAPHERIVIRKPNLKGVYCCVIQYGYADTLNIEGDDFLDQVIKSLKMHIQNCPDNLSSDSQSIEEEVASLEEARLAGVVHVRGKTRFYIGLNCGWFDKIMLGFYEIMHSNCRSGLPTVGVSLQQRIEVGMLYEA from the exons ATGTCGTCAATGGAGGAGACTCAtcatcattcttcttctttctcaaacGACGTCGTTCTCAACCTTCCCGATTCTCAACCACAG gggaagaagaaaaaagacacTTTAGTCCTTGCCTACAAGACACTTGGTGTTGTTTTTGGAGGTTTGGTGACGTCACCTCTTTATGTTTACCCTTCAATGCCTCTCAACTCTCCAACTGAACAGGACTATTTGGGTATTTACAGTATCATGTTCTGGACTCTCACTCTCATTGGTCTTGTTAAGTACGCTAACATTGCTATCAGAGCCGATGATCACGGTGAAG GTGGGACATTTGCCTTGTATTCATTACTATGTAGGCATTTCAATATTGGGATATTGCCTTCTAAACAAGTTGGGATGAACTCAACTAGGGTTACTGAAACAAATACTTGGCTTGCTAAATTGTTTGAAACTAGCATCGTTGCGAGAAGGCTCTTGCTTTTCATTGCTATGTTGGGTACTTGTATGCTTATTGGTGATGGTATACTCACACCTGCAATTTCAG TCTTGTCTGCAATGGATGGAGTTAGAGCACCGTTTCCTTCTGTTACCAAAT CACTGGTGGAAGCACTCTCTGCAGTTGTATTGATCTTTCTATTCTTGTTGCAAAAATATGGCACATCCCGCGTCAGTTTCCTCTTTTCCCCAATAATGGGTGCATGGACCCTCTGTACTCCACTTGTGGGAATTTACAGCATCATACACAACTATCCAACTATATTCAAAGCTTTATCTCCGCACTACATTTTCCAATTCTTTTCGCGGAATGGAAAATCTGGGTGGCTTTTACTTGGTGGTACTGTCCTTTGCATTACCG GTTCCGAGGCAATGTTTGCTGATCTTGGTCATTTCAATCCACGATCCATTCAG ATAGCTTTTATATTCACAATCTACCCATCTTTAGTTCTGACTTACGCGGGGCAGACAGCATACCTGATCAAGAATCCCCATGATCATAATGACGGCTTTTACAAATTTATACCAACTCAAGTCTACTGGCCTATCTTTATCATTTCAACATTAGCTGCAGTTGTTGCTAGCCAGTCATTAATATCAGCCACCTTTTCTGTAATCAAGCAATCTGTAGTGCTGGATTATTTTCCACGAGTAAAGATTGTACACACTTCTCATAATAAAGAAGGAGAGGTTTACTCCCCTGAAGTGAACTATATCCTTATGGTCCTTTGCGTTGCTGTCATACTTATTTTTGGAGACGGAAAAGATATTGGAAATGCTTTTG GTGTTGTTGTGAGCCTAGTGATGCTTATTACCACTATATTACTTACATTAGTCATGATCATGATATGGAGAACTCCCGCCATACTGGTTTCCCTGTACTTTTGCGTGTTTTTTGTTATGGAAGGGGTTTATGTCAGTGCAGTTTTCACTAAATTTGCCGAAGGTGGATGGATTCCTTTTGCCATATCATTTATCCTTGCTTTCATCATGTTTGGTTGGTTTTATGGTAGACAAAGAAAGATAGATTATGAGTTAACCCACAAGATAACCTTTGAGAGACTTGAAGAGCTTTTGGCAGATAGCGTAGTTCAAAGGGTTCCCGGGCTATGCTTTTTTTATACTAACATTCAAGATGGGCTAACTCCTATTCTTGGACACTACATAAAAAACATGAAATCCCTTCATAAGGTCACAGTATTCACGACTCTTCGATATTTGCTCGTCCCCAAGGTTGCTCCACATGAGAGGATTGTCATCAGGAAACCAAATCTCAAAGGGGTATATTGTTGTGTTATTCAGTATGGTTATGCAGATACTCTAAATATTGAAGGAGATGATTTTCTGGATCAAGTcataaaaagtttgaaaatgCACATACAGAACTGCCCTGACAATCTTTCATCTGATTCTCAATCGATTGAAGAAGAGGTCGCCAGTTTAGAAGAAGCGCGATTGGCGGGTGTTGTTCATGTTCGGGGAAAGACGAGATTTTATATTGGCCTGAACTGTGGCTGGTTTGATAAAATTATGCTTGGTTTTTATGAAATCATGCACAGTAACTGTAGATCTGGCCTGCCTACTGTAGGGGTTTCGTTACAGCAACGGATTGAAGTTGGGATGCTTTACGAAGCTTGA
- the LOC123915702 gene encoding probable potassium transporter 17 isoform X2, with amino-acid sequence MAALNMCTVCDRTGHSKYQRHCIFFILMNFNCIVGGTFALYSLLCRHFNIGILPSKQVGMNSTRVTETNTWLAKLFETSIVARRLLLFIAMLGTCMLIGDGILTPAISVLSAMDGVRAPFPSVTKSLVEALSAVVLIFLFLLQKYGTSRVSFLFSPIMGAWTLCTPLVGIYSIIHNYPTIFKALSPHYIFQFFSRNGKSGWLLLGGTVLCITGSEAMFADLGHFNPRSIQIAFIFTIYPSLVLTYAGQTAYLIKNPHDHNDGFYKFIPTQVYWPIFIISTLAAVVASQSLISATFSVIKQSVVLDYFPRVKIVHTSHNKEGEVYSPEVNYILMVLCVAVILIFGDGKDIGNAFGVVVSLVMLITTILLTLVMIMIWRTPAILVSLYFCVFFVMEGVYVSAVFTKFAEGGWIPFAISFILAFIMFGWFYGRQRKIDYELTHKITFERLEELLADSVVQRVPGLCFFYTNIQDGLTPILGHYIKNMKSLHKVTVFTTLRYLLVPKVAPHERIVIRKPNLKGVYCCVIQYGYADTLNIEGDDFLDQVIKSLKMHIQNCPDNLSSDSQSIEEEVASLEEARLAGVVHVRGKTRFYIGLNCGWFDKIMLGFYEIMHSNCRSGLPTVGVSLQQRIEVGMLYEA; translated from the exons ATGGCAGCCCTCAACATGTGTACGGTGTGCGATCGCACAGGGCACTCAAAATATCAGAGACATTGcatttttttcatattaatgAATTTCAATTGCATTGTAGGTGGGACATTTGCCTTGTATTCATTACTATGTAGGCATTTCAATATTGGGATATTGCCTTCTAAACAAGTTGGGATGAACTCAACTAGGGTTACTGAAACAAATACTTGGCTTGCTAAATTGTTTGAAACTAGCATCGTTGCGAGAAGGCTCTTGCTTTTCATTGCTATGTTGGGTACTTGTATGCTTATTGGTGATGGTATACTCACACCTGCAATTTCAG TCTTGTCTGCAATGGATGGAGTTAGAGCACCGTTTCCTTCTGTTACCAAAT CACTGGTGGAAGCACTCTCTGCAGTTGTATTGATCTTTCTATTCTTGTTGCAAAAATATGGCACATCCCGCGTCAGTTTCCTCTTTTCCCCAATAATGGGTGCATGGACCCTCTGTACTCCACTTGTGGGAATTTACAGCATCATACACAACTATCCAACTATATTCAAAGCTTTATCTCCGCACTACATTTTCCAATTCTTTTCGCGGAATGGAAAATCTGGGTGGCTTTTACTTGGTGGTACTGTCCTTTGCATTACCG GTTCCGAGGCAATGTTTGCTGATCTTGGTCATTTCAATCCACGATCCATTCAG ATAGCTTTTATATTCACAATCTACCCATCTTTAGTTCTGACTTACGCGGGGCAGACAGCATACCTGATCAAGAATCCCCATGATCATAATGACGGCTTTTACAAATTTATACCAACTCAAGTCTACTGGCCTATCTTTATCATTTCAACATTAGCTGCAGTTGTTGCTAGCCAGTCATTAATATCAGCCACCTTTTCTGTAATCAAGCAATCTGTAGTGCTGGATTATTTTCCACGAGTAAAGATTGTACACACTTCTCATAATAAAGAAGGAGAGGTTTACTCCCCTGAAGTGAACTATATCCTTATGGTCCTTTGCGTTGCTGTCATACTTATTTTTGGAGACGGAAAAGATATTGGAAATGCTTTTG GTGTTGTTGTGAGCCTAGTGATGCTTATTACCACTATATTACTTACATTAGTCATGATCATGATATGGAGAACTCCCGCCATACTGGTTTCCCTGTACTTTTGCGTGTTTTTTGTTATGGAAGGGGTTTATGTCAGTGCAGTTTTCACTAAATTTGCCGAAGGTGGATGGATTCCTTTTGCCATATCATTTATCCTTGCTTTCATCATGTTTGGTTGGTTTTATGGTAGACAAAGAAAGATAGATTATGAGTTAACCCACAAGATAACCTTTGAGAGACTTGAAGAGCTTTTGGCAGATAGCGTAGTTCAAAGGGTTCCCGGGCTATGCTTTTTTTATACTAACATTCAAGATGGGCTAACTCCTATTCTTGGACACTACATAAAAAACATGAAATCCCTTCATAAGGTCACAGTATTCACGACTCTTCGATATTTGCTCGTCCCCAAGGTTGCTCCACATGAGAGGATTGTCATCAGGAAACCAAATCTCAAAGGGGTATATTGTTGTGTTATTCAGTATGGTTATGCAGATACTCTAAATATTGAAGGAGATGATTTTCTGGATCAAGTcataaaaagtttgaaaatgCACATACAGAACTGCCCTGACAATCTTTCATCTGATTCTCAATCGATTGAAGAAGAGGTCGCCAGTTTAGAAGAAGCGCGATTGGCGGGTGTTGTTCATGTTCGGGGAAAGACGAGATTTTATATTGGCCTGAACTGTGGCTGGTTTGATAAAATTATGCTTGGTTTTTATGAAATCATGCACAGTAACTGTAGATCTGGCCTGCCTACTGTAGGGGTTTCGTTACAGCAACGGATTGAAGTTGGGATGCTTTACGAAGCTTGA